In Taeniopygia guttata chromosome Z, bTaeGut7.mat, whole genome shotgun sequence, one genomic interval encodes:
- the SLC12A2 gene encoding solute carrier family 12 member 2 isoform X3, with protein MFQEPFEDGYANGEEGTPAGDAAAAYTPDSKGVVKFGWIKGVLVRCMLNIWGVMLFIRLSWIVGQAGIGLSVLVIGMATVVTTITGLSTSAIATNGFVRGGGAYYLISRSLGPEFGGAIGLIFAFANAVAVAMYVVGFAETVVELLKENGTLMIDEMNDIRIIGAVTVVILLGISIAGMEWEAKAQIVLLVILILAIGDFVIGTFIPLESKKPKGFFGYNADIFMENFGPDFRQEETFFSVFAIFFPAATGILAGANISGDLADPQSAIPKGTLLAILITTMVYVGIAVSVGSCVVRDATGNVNDTIVTELANCTSAACKLNYDFSSCQPQGGSECHYGLMNNFQVMSMVSGFAPLISAGIFSATLSSALASLVSAPKIFQALCKDSIYPGFQMFAKGYGKNNEPLRGYILTFLIALGFILIAELNVIAPIISNFFLASYALINFSVFHASLAKSPGWRPAFKYYNMWISLLGAILCCIVMFVINWWAALLTYVIVLGLYIYVTYKKPDVNWGSSTQALTYLNALQHSIRLAGVEDHVKNFRPQCLIMTGAPNSRPALLHLVHAFTKNVGLMICGHVHMGPRRQAMKELSTDLAKYQRWLIKNKMKAFYAPVHAEDLRDGGQYLMQAAGLGRMRPNTLVVGFKKNWRQGDMRDVETYINLFHDAFDVQYGVVVIRLKEGLDISHLQGQDLLSSQEKSPCAKDVIVKVDYSKKSETDTSIAFAPSSSERTPAPRKEEEEDGKSPTQPLLNKDSKSSSSPLNVADQRLLDASSQFQKKQGKSNIDVWWLFDDGGLTLLIPYLITTKKKWKDCKIRVFIGGKINRIDHDRRAMATLLSKFRIDFSDIMVLGDINTKPKKENIAAFEEMIEPFRLHEDDKEQEVADKMKEDEPWRITDNELELYKTKTYRQIRLNELLKEHSSTANIIVMSLPVARKGAVSSALYMAWLEVLSKDLPPILLVRGNHQSVLTFYS; from the exons ATGTTCCAG gagcCCTTTGAGGATGGCTATGCAAATGGTGAGGAAGGCACACCAGCTGGGGATGCAGCTGCTGCTTACACACCTGACAGCAAAGGGGTGGTCAAGTTTGGCTGGATAAAAGGTGTGCTG GTACGATGTATGTTAAATATTTGGGGTGTGATGCTCTTCATCAGACTATCATGGATTGTAGGACAAGCTGGGATAG GTCTGTCTGTCTTGGTTATTGGAATGGCCACTGTTGTGACGACTATTACAGGACTGTCTACTTCTGCAATAGCCACAAATGGGTTTGTAAGAGGAG gaggagcatattatttaatttccagAAGTTTGGGGCCAGAGTTTGGTGGTGCCATAGGTCTGATTTTTGCATTTGCCAATGCTGTGGCAGTGGCAATGTATGTTGTTGGTTTTGCAGAGACAGTTGTCGAGCTACTCAAG gAAAATGGAACGTTGATGATCGATGAAATGAATGATATCAGAATCATAGGGGCTGTCACAGTGGTTATACTGCTGGGCATTTCCATTGCAGGAATGGAGTGGGAAGCAAAA GCACAGATAGTCCTGCTGGTGATCCTCATACTTGCTATTGGAGACTTTGTCATAGGAACATTTATTCCTCTGGAGAGCAAGAAGCCCAAAGGTTTCTTTGGTTATAACG CCGACATATTCATGGAGAATTTTGGACCGGATTTCCGACAAGAGGAAACgttcttttctgtgtttgctaTTTTCTTCCCTGCTGCAACTGGCATACTTGCTGGTGCAAATATCTCGGGGGACCTTGCG GATCCTCAGTCAGCCATACCTAAAGGAACGCTGTTGGCCATCTTAATCACTACAATGGTTTACGTAGGAATTGCAGTATCTGTAG GTTCCTGTGTAGTTCGAGATGCCACAGGGAATGTTAATGACACCATTGTCACTGAGCTGGCAAATTGCACTAGTGCAGCCTGCAAACTCAATTATGACTTCTCATCCTGTCAGCCTCAGGGAGGGTCAGAGTGTCACTATGGGCTGATGAACAATTTCCAG GTCATGAGCATGGTGTCAGGATTTGCACCACTGATTTCTGCAGGTATTTTTTCAGCCACACTGTCATCCGCATTAGCGTCTCTTGTGAGTGCCCCTAAGATCTTCCAG GCTTTGTGCAAGGACAGCATTTATCCAGGATTTCAGATGTTTGCTAAAGGCTATGGGAAGAACAATGAACCTCTGAGAGGATATATTCTAACATTTTTAATTGCTCTTGGATTCATACTAATTG cTGAACTGAATGTCATTGCTCCAATTATTTCTAATTTCTTCTTGGCCTCATATGCCTTGATTAACTTCTCTGTGTTCCATGCTTCTCTTGCAAAATCTCCAG GTTGGCGCCCTGCTTTCAAATACTACAATATGTGGATTTCTCTCCTTGGAGCTATTCTGTGCTGCATTGTAATGTTTGTCATTAATTGGTGGGCAGCACTTCTAACCTATGTCATAGTTCTTGGGCTTTACATCTATGTCACTTACAAGAAACCAG ATGTGAACTGGGGATCCTCAACTCAAGCCTTGACTTACCTGAATGCGCTGCAGCATTCCATTCGGCTCGCAGGAGTGGAAGATCATGTGAAAAACTTCAG ACCTCAGTGCTTAATTATGACAGGTGCTCCAAATTCACGTCCAGCTTTGCTTCACCTTGTCCATGCTTTCACCAAGAATGTGGGATTGATGATCTGTGGCCATGTACATATG gGTCCTCGGAGGCAAGCCATGAAGGAACTATCAACTGATTTGGCTAAATATCAGCGATGGCTAATTAAAAACAAGATGAAAGCTTTCTATGCACCAGTGCATGCAGAGGACTTGAGGGATGGAGGACAATACTTAATGcag GCTGCTGGTTTGGGTAGAATGAGACCTAACACCCTTGTTGTTGGATTTAAGAAAAACTGGAGACAAGGTGATATGAGAGATGTTGAAACCTATATCAATTTATTCCA TGATGCCTTTGATGTTCAGTATGGTGTAGTTGTCATTCGCCTCAAGGAGGGCCTGGACATTTCTCACCTTCAGGGCCAAG ATTTGCTGTCATCCCAAGAGAAGTCTCCCTGTGCCAAGGATGTCATAGTAAAAGTGGATTATAGCAAGAAGTCTGAGACAGACACTTCCATAGCTTTTGCTCCATCATCCAGTGAAAGAACTCCCGCTCCACGCAAAG aggaggaggaggatggaaagTCTCCAACACAACCACTGTTGAATAAAG ATTCAAAGAGCTCATCCTCTCCTTTAAACGTGGCTGACCAAAGACTTCTTGATGCCAGTTCTCAGTTCCAGAAGAAACAAGGCAAGAGCAATATTGATGTCTGGTGGCTCTTTGATGATGGAG GTTTGACACTGTTGATTCCTTACCTTATCACAACCAAGAAGAAGTGGAAGGACTGCAAGATCAGGGTTTTCATTGgtggaaaaataaataggatTGATCATGACAGAAGAGC GATGGCTACTTTGCTCAGCAAATTTCGGATAGACTTCTCAGATATTATGGTCCTTGGGGATATTAATACTaagccaaagaaagaaaa TATTGCAGCTTTTGAGGAAATGATAGAGCCCTTCCGACTGCATGAGGATGATAAAGAACAAGAAGTTGCAGATAAAATGAAGGAGGATGAACCATGGAGGATAACAGATAATGAGCTCGAGCTTTACAAGACAAAG acTTATCGACAGATTAGATTAAATGAGTTGCTGAAAGAACATTCAAGTACAGCTAACATAATCGTCAT GAGCTTGCCAGTGGCACGGAAAGGGGCAGTTTCCAGTGCACTGTACATGGCCTGGCTGGAAGTTCTCTCTAAAGATCTGCCACCAATCCTCCTGGTTCGTGGGAATCATCAGAGCGTCCTCACCTTCTATTCCTAA